The Ignavibacteriales bacterium DNA segment GGGCAATAAAGCAAGCATTGAGAAGAAGACTATTAGTTTTACTAATTAGAAAGCAGCTTGAACTTTCGAATAGGAGAGCTAAGTCCAGTTCACGATCTATTGCCGAAGAGCTTCTTGAGTTGCAAGACGAAATGAGAAAACTTATTTCTGAGATTATACAGATCCCTAATATTCCATCAAGGCATCCGGAAATTGATACGATACTTGCACAGACAACTCAACGTGTAAGCAGAACATATCAACCAGAAGAAACAACTGAGTGGTCACTGGATAGTGATGAAGAAGGTGAAGATGGAATTTATGCCGATGCAAATATTCCGGATGAAATTCAAAAAGTAAAAGAATTATTAAGCATCGTTCCTGATGAAGTTGACAGGAAGTTTGATACACTTACAAGAGCAATCGATTCTATTCGTAATTCAAATCCAAAAGAAAAATTTGTAATCTTCACCCAATACGTTGAGACTCTTAATTTCTTAAAAGAAAAATTAGAAAATATTTACGGACAGGATAAAGTTGCCCTAATTAAGGGTGGTCCGCTCGATAACAAGATTGAAGCAAAAGAAAAATTTTGGGATGAGGACGGTGCACAGTTCTTAATTTGTACATCTGCCGGGGTGAAGGAATAAATCTACAGGTTGGTCATATTCTGTTTAATTATGATCTTCCCTGGAATCCAATGGCAGTTGAGCAAAGGATAGGTCGTATCCATCGATATGGGCAAAAAGAAACTTCACAGGTTTATAATTTAGTTGCTGAAGACACCGTTGAAGAAAAAATATATCAGCTGTTAAATTCAAAGTTAAGAGAGATAGCAGAACATATTGGCAAACTGGATCCAACTACTGGTGAGCCCGTTGAAGATTTTAGATCAGAAATTCTGGGATATATGGGTTCATCACCAAATTATCTCGATTGGTATAAACACGCTTTGGTACATAAAGATTACAAACGAACCGAGAAAGAGATTGAGGAAGCAATGCAGAAAGCCATTCAATCGATTGAAGCGCTGAAAAATCTAACGATGGATTTAAGCTCCTTTAATTTGCAGGATTACTTAAGTATTGAAGGAAAATTTGGACTTAGACATTTGAAACCTTTAATTGAAACAGCAATTCTAAGACTGGGTGGGTCTATAATTCCCCGAGGTGATTTTTATAGTATTGTAACACCAACGCCTATTTCCAATTTCACAAATGTAGCTGCAAAATATGAACTCGTAACTTTTGACAGAGAGTTAGCAATGCGGAAAAGACAAGCTGAACTAATGGGACTGGGTCATCCACTTGTTGATGCAATCATTCAATACTATCAGCAAGTTACAATGGCGGGTGATGTCACTACTCTTCCCAAAAGCGATTATGATGAAAATGAATATGTGGTTGTCAATACTCAATTTGCAATTGATGTCGAAGGTGGTTCGCAGCATAAAGAAGTTAAAGCAATAAAAATAAATAATTCAGGAGATGTTCAAATATTACAGGATGAATGGCTACTGAACAAATTAGAGAAGAAACAGTATAATGGTGCAAATCAAACTACAATTGAACTTAACTGGCAAAAAATTAAGAGCAATTATGAAGGAGCAGTCGGAGCGATATTATCACAAATAAAATCATCGGTTGAAAATCCGGTTGGTGCCAGGGTGAGGTTGTTGGGAATAACAAAAATATCTTAATTGAAGCAAACAGTATGCAAATAAGAATTAACAGTGAGCCCGGACTTCAAAAATTACTAAACTCTTACTTAAAGAGAGGCGAAGAAATAAAAAAATTTATTGAAAAAAACGGATTAAAACGATTTAGTTACAAAAAATTTGTTGCTGATTTAGGAGAATATTGTTTCTACACATATTGCAATCATGTCTTTATTCCGGGATCATTGAAGCAAAGCGAAAAGGCTACGGCCCCATATGATTTTGAAGGTACTTTTATTAGAAACCAAATATTTAAGAAATTTTGGGATAGAACATGTTTAATAGAAGTAAAGACAAGACACGCTCAAGAAAATGATCCATATTTATTGGGAATTAAACTTGAAAAATTTCAGATATTAGCATTTGTTTTTCTTAATGAAAACTATAGCTGTAATTACATTAGTCTAATTGACCGGGATGGACTTCAAGGAAAAATTACTGGTAAACAGAATAGATTGATATTTAAAGATGATAATATTGAGAAAATAATCTCATCTGGTAACTTTGAAAAAATTATTCCAACAAAAAATAAAGGTGTGTAGAAATGTCTAAGAAAAATCAACATGTTGTTCCACGTAAGGATGGGTGGGCTGTTAAAAGCGAAGGAAGCTCTAAAGCTAGTGTCATAAAACCGACACAAGAAAAAGCTATCAAAGAAGCAATAAAGATTGCAAAAAATCAAAAATCTGAAGTCGTTATACACGGTCGGGATGGCAAGATCAGAGATAAAGACAGCTATGGAAAAGATCCTCATCCACCAAAAGATAGGAAACACTGAGAGGGTTACTTATGGAAGAAGAAGTATATAAAATTAAAGCAGTGGAAAATATTGTCCGTGCTTTTATACACCTCCTTCCAAAAGGAGAAGCTATTGATAAGTTATTATTTAGTTTGAAAGACGCCAGTGAATATGCTGAGCAAGAAGAAATATTATCATTCATTGAATCACGAGTGGGCAGTATTGTAATTAACCAACTGAAAGAGATTAACGAGATTGAAAAAATCAGCTCCATTCTGAAAGAGAAATTGGGTAGTATTACTGAAGTATCTAAACAACTTTGCGAACACATAAAAGATCAAGATAATTTCAATGCAGAAATTAAAAAATTATTGGAAGAGTCCAGGATCAGATACTGATTGAGTTCGAAGATGTAAATAAAAAACTTGATATTCTACTAAGTCGGAGTGAAGGTTCGTTCACATCTTCGGATAAGGAAGTTATAGCTTCTCTGTTCAAATCATTATTTGAAAATTTTGGTAAAAAATTAACAGAATTAAAGTATAATGAAGTTTTAGAAAGTATTGACGCAATAAAACAGTTAACTGGATTTAAGAAAATCGATGAAGTACTCCAACTTGAAGTATTATCCTATGAAGCTGAACTCAATTTGAAATTGGGAAAACAACAAGTTTCTGGGAAGATAACTGAGCAAATTATTAGCAAAGAAAATTATTCTATCAGGATCTGTGACTATCTACTTTACTATGCCTCAATTATGAAAGATAGATCATTATTTGACAATATTTTGTCAAAGTATAAGTCATTCGGAGTAGAACAGAAAAAATTACGATGAAGGAAGTCTTTTGGCAATATATTTCTGGTAACCATATCACACTCCTAAATTTATTATGTAATGATGATAGCTATTCAAGTATTAAGGAGGAATTTCTAGATTCAGCCGGTGCTAATTTCTTTGCTGGGATGTCTCTATTTCATATTAAAAAATATGATTTGGCAAAATCATATTTCAGGGACGCTTATGAAAAAGAAAAACTTTTGTTCACCAGTATTATAAATTGTTAAATGACGCATTTAATATTATTGATCGCAGGTCAGCAATATTTTTAATTACTGAATCTGAAAGGAAAACATTAATTGCTGTTTTGAAAGAATTATCAAGTGATGGTTGTGTAGAATATTTTGGGAAAGCTCCTGCGCAATTAAAAGAAGAATATTTTATCCAAAGAATAACTATTGCACTGCACATTGGTGACAAAGCTGGGCTAGAAGAATATCAAAAATGTCCCGACGAACTAAAGAATAGAGAAGGCGTTAAAGGAATATATGCCGACGTTCTATACTTCAATGATAATTATGAAGAAGCCAATAAAATTTTAGTAGAACTTTACTCAATTAATAGTGATTTTAATTTCATAACAAAAATACTAAGCACTTATTTACAAACAGGTAAATATGAAGAAGCATTAATATTTTCTGAAGGTATAAAAAAATTTGATGATGAAGGCATAATTTATTCATTGGTTATTGAAGCATACGCTAAATTGAATGAAATAGAAAAGGTAATTGAATTTGCTTCGGAAAAAATCACTCATTGTAAATATCCAATTTATATATACCGTGTAATAGGAGATCTGTTTTCTGACATTGGTGATTTCCTTAGAGCAAATGAATTGTATTCAAAAATGATAGAAGCAATACCCTATGACAATTATGCACCAAGGATTCTATTTGCAAAACATCTTAAATCTAAGAATGCGATAGAAATTTGTTTAGAATGTTTGGAACCTTACCTCAAGTACAGTTATGAAGCTCAAAAGCTATTTGTTTATGATGCTGTAAAAACAGAAAACGAAAAATATTTTAAGAAAGCAGAGGAAATAATTGAAAAAAATATTACCGGAGATATAGATAAGACCTATTGGATTGGTAACAAAATAGAGCTTGAATTTAATAGAAAAAGATATCATACAAGTCTGAAATTTCTTAAAGAATTGTATGAAATCGATACGAGTTCAAAGGTTGCGTACAAACTAGCTCATTTGAAACTGCTATTAGGTGATAAGGATGTTGCCGGACTAACAAGCAAATTAGAGAACGAAGAAAATCCCCATTTCATTATGATGGCTGCAAACTGCTATTATGTGTTAGGAGATTATGAAAGAGCTGAAAGTCTAAGTCTAAAATCAATTGCAGTACACGGAAATAATTTTGATGAAAATTTGTACGCACAGTTTATACGAATTAATCTGGGTCCTAAACCTGGAATGCCTGATATTGCGGAAATTGAAGAAGTATCGAATGATTGCACAGTTTTATTGGAATCCGATTCACAGCAAATCTGGATCGGAATTACTTCCAGACCAGAATTATTAGTGAGAGAGAATGAGTTCAAGTTTGCAGATACATCATTTTTCTTTAGGGGCGACGAAAATGTAATTCACTTAATTGGAAGCAGTAAGAATGATCCTGTGGTATTCGATAAAAAAAATTGGATAATAAAGGATATTTGGAAAATAAAAACTAAAGTTGTCAGGCATTGTATAATGGAATATACGAGTAAAGTGCCTGACTCAAGTTTTTTGAAACTAGTTGAACTCAATGAAAATAGTCCAATCGAATCTATGATGCCTATTTTAGTTGAAGGCGAGATTTATGAAAAACAAATTTTAGCTGATTATAATTTTAGAAATGGAATTGGATTGCCACTACACCAAGTTGCATTACGTAAAGGAAGAAATATTATTGACGCTCTTTTGTATGTACTTGAAAAACCAAATCAGCTTTTTTTCACTGGTGAAATAAATTTGGTTAGTATTAAAGAACAAAAAATTGTTCTATCTCCCTCTTCAATTTCAATGATATCCTTGATCGGAATATTAGATATTGTCATTTCTACTTACAGTGACCAATTGATAGTCTTAGAGAGTACAAAAAGTATTTTATTGATATAGTTGATAAAATGAATACTGAGGAATATGCTATTGCAATGTCAATGGGATCCGATCAGGGTCGATTCATCGGAACAGATTATACCAAGGACTTTAAGAGAAAAAGAATAAAGTTTTTTAATGAAATAATTCAAGCTTTGTCGAAAGTAGTAGTAGCTACCGAGGCACTGAGACCAGAGGAACTGGATGAAAAATCTAAATATATTGAATTAATATCTCGCCAAGATTATGAACATTTGAAATTTGCAAGTGAGAATGGCTATATATATTTACTTGATGAACTGTTCATTAGAAAAGTAAGAGGATTGTTCAATAAAAATATTGATGTTATAAATACCGCTTCACTGTTATATGTATTGTTAGATCAAGAGATTGATGTGCTGTTAGAAAAATTGAACAATTATCGGTTGGGGGATATAATTATTTATTTAATTTGGAAGCATTAGAATTTATTACTGAGAGACTATTTGAT contains these protein-coding regions:
- a CDS encoding DUF2188 domain-containing protein, whose protein sequence is MSKKNQHVVPRKDGWAVKSEGSSKASVIKPTQEKAIKEAIKIAKNQKSEVVIHGRDGKIRDKDSYGKDPHPPKDRKH